In Halobacterium noricense, the genomic stretch TATTTCTGGTTTCGGCAGCGGGAGATGCGGTATCCACTTGCATTGTTGGTTGGTTTACTGGCTGTCGGTCTCTTATATATCATCCGTCAGCGATTGAGTGTTATTATTGAAATTCCGCTCTTTGCGATTGTCGTTGTGGCTGTCTTCGCTCTGCCAGTTGTCGTAGTTCTCCGGGTTACTCACCATAGTCATTAGCAAAGTAACTACCACCACTCTACTGAGCGGCTGTTTCACTCTGAATCAGCTGGTGAGAACCCGCCTCGATAGGTTGAGTACTTTCGTTACGTACGGGTGTACAACTAATTATTCTGAGTTAACCCTCGCGTCAAGGTCAAAGGGTGTAATATTGCTGTCAGAGACTGCCTGATTCCGGGGCTCAGTATTGTGGACTCGGAGATAGCCGAATCCATCATCTCCCCATGTGGTACTGACCGATGCGACACCACCGAGGGTAAGTTCGTTAAAGGCGGTTTGTGTGGCCGCTGTATTGACTGGGGTCTTATCTCCCTCAGTCGATTCTACATTAGCAAGATACCGCACGTCCTGGAACTGATTTCTTAGTGCCTCGTGGAGATCGTCGGAAACGGTAACGAACCGTTCATCGATAGCAGACGCTATGTACTCCGGATCGTAGGACCCGTGGAGGATATTTTCATCCTGCTCGAAAATCACGTTGAGCAGGTCAGTCCTGACCGGGTTCCCATCAGCACTGGTCACCTCGACGTCGATTGATTTCCTCAAAACGAGTCCTGTCGTCGTGTCGGACGTACCAAGGCAGCCAATCACCCCGACAGCACTCGCAGTACTCACTCCTGCGAGAAACTTCCGGCGGGAGGGCATACCCTAGACATGTGGCATACCGAGAAAATATCTTGTGCCTGGTTCACTTCACCAATACTCGATATACACCGCTTGGGCGGCTGTTCCACTCTGAACCAGCTGGTGAAAACCAGCTTCCTCGGTGTTCGATGAATCGCTAAGTACAGACGACCTACCCATCGTTGCGTACAGTGGCGGTACTGCTTCTCGAACTACTTGGGATAGTCGCGCCTGGACTACCTGTGGCCTCACTCTCTGACGGTCCGAAACGGCCGACGCTCAGGAGGCCAGGAAGATTGTCGCGGCGAGCAGGATGACGAAGAGCAGGAACGGAAGGAGGATCCAGACCACGCCCCACCAGCTCGACCCAGTCGAGTCGTCGTCCGAGGGTTGTAGAGACCCTGGAGGGGAATCACCCATGGCGCTACCGGGGTCATTCATGTGTGAGTCTTTGGCGTGCCTCCCATAAATACTTCCTGTGGTAACTGTTCGGAACGATGTCGGCCAGCTCCACGTCTCTCGTTTGGGAGTGTAGCAGTCGCAATCCTCTCGAGCGGCTGTTCCACGCCAAATCAAGTCCGTGAGCACATGCCTCGATGTGGTGCGTTGTTTCTGGAAGTACAGTTGCACCACCACTCAGTACAGATCTCCACAAGACACTTCGCACAGTCGTTATCTAGCTTTGCTGTGAACCGGTGAAGTATTGTATTGGCTGTTTCCGGGGTGATTCTACTA encodes the following:
- a CDS encoding twin-arginine translocation signal domain-containing protein — encoded protein: MPSRRKFLAGVSTASAVGVIGCLGTSDTTTGLVLRKSIDVEVTSADGNPVRTDLLNVIFEQDENILHGSYDPEYIASAIDERFVTVSDDLHEALRNQFQDVRYLANVESTEGDKTPVNTAATQTAFNELTLGGVASVSTTWGDDGFGYLRVHNTEPRNQAVSDSNITPFDLDARVNSE